The following proteins are co-located in the Colletotrichum lupini chromosome 4, complete sequence genome:
- a CDS encoding glutathione S-transferase domain-containing protein — MSSAAPKIKLYTNHGCPWAHRAHIALAELGLPFEEEIIDLSVPRTKEYLAINPRGLVPSLSYDGEIITESAIVSQFLADAHPSHLVPAPGSKDAALRRARINFFVDTYFSKANSSLYKLQLAKSEAEANEVAAGFIDVIAKEVEPLLKDAKPYFGGSDKVTLAEVLTGSFTLRLFSFANYELIPKSILTSLEDKAPSFYKWAQTVNSTPSVNGIYDEKNVVERTKHRIAAMKAAQA; from the exons ATGTCTTCCGCCGCGCCCAAGATCAAGCTGTACACCAACCACGGCTGCCCAT GGGCTCACCGTGCACACATCGCCCTCGCAGAACTGGGCCTCCCCTTTGAGGAAGAAATCATCGACCTCTCGGTGCCCCGCACAAAGGAGTACCTGGCCATCAACCCGCGCGGACTTGTTCCCTCCCTCTCCTACGACGGCGAAATCATCACAGAGTCCGCCATTGTCAGCCAGTTCCTCGCCGACGCTCACCCGTCCCACCTCGTCCCCGCCCCGGGCAGCAAGGACGCCGCCCTGCGCCGCGCACGCATCAACTTCTTCGTCGACACCTACTTTAGCAAGGCTAACTCGTCTCTGTACAAGCTGCAGCTCGCAAAGTCGGAAGCAGAGGCGAATGAGGTTGCGGCTGGGTTCATTGACGTTATCGCCAAGGAGGTTGAGCCGCTGTTGAAGGATGCGAAGCCGTACTTTGGCGGCAGTGACAAGGTTACCTTGGCCGAGGTCCTTACAGGCTCATTCACACTGAGGCTGTTCTCGTTTGCAAACTACGAGCTCATCCCCAAGAGTATCCTGACGTCGCTGGAGGACAAGGCGCCCAGCTTCTACAAGTGGGCGCAGACCGTCAACAGCACGCCTAGCGTCAACGGTATCTACGATGAGAAGAATGTGGTAGAGCGGACCAAGCACCGTATCGCTGCCATGAAGGCTGCGCAGGCTTGA
- a CDS encoding alpha-acetolactate decarboxylase, whose protein sequence is MAVNEIFQYSIISALMDGVASKGLPVSELISHGDQGLGTFRYMVGEMIILDGKLYQMKSDNTVTPIDTSPASDAVAPFAMVTRFQPTATIKAAFNNKKELFEHLSQDFPDSKNFFLAIRIEGVFKGITVRTAGGQSKPGESLIEVGKHQASHTFEEPVRGTVVGFRSPEYTMGISVAGDHLHFITEDRTQGGHILSFGTDGEVEIGAAQISKWHVELPTNDPEFNKAALEGDKEGIAAVEG, encoded by the coding sequence ATGGCGGTCAATGAAATATTCCAGTACTCCATCATCTCGGCTCTGATGGACGGCGTCGCCTCCAAGGGCCTACCGGTATCAGAACTTATCTCCCACGGAGACCAAGGCCTGGGAACATTTCGCTACATGGTCGGCGAGATGATCATCCTCGACGGAAAGCTCTATCAAATGAAGTCAGATAACACCGTGACCCCAATCGACACGAGCCCGGCCTCCGATGCTGTCGCCCCCTTCGCCATGGTCACCCGCTTCCAGCCCACAGCCACCATCAAGGCCGCGTTCAACAACAAGAAGGAGCTCTTTGAGCACCTCTCACAGGACTTCCCCGACTCGAAAAACTTCTTCCTCGCCATCAGGATCGAGGGTGTCTTCAAGGGTATTACGGTGCGGACTGCCGGCGGCCAGAGTAAACCCGGCGAGAGCCTAATTGAGGTCGGCAAGCATCAGGCGTCGCACACCTTTGAGGAGCCGGTGCGGGGTACTGTTGTCGGCTTCAGATCACCAGAGTATACCATGGGCATCAGTGTAGCCGGCGATCATCTTCACTTCATCACTGAGGACCGGACTCAGGGCGGACACATCCTGTCTTTTGGCACGGACGGCGAAGTCGAGATTGGTGCCGCGCAGATTTCAAAGTGGCACGTTGAGCTGCCGACGAATGATCCAGAGTTCAACAAGGCCGCACTGGAGGGCGATAAGGAGGGTATCGCTGCCGTGGAGGGCTAG
- a CDS encoding thiamine pyrophosphate enzyme produces the protein MTQVRKPSSVKLAEYLFTRLHDLGIGAIHGVPGDFNLTLLDYVEPAGLLWVGNANELNAGYAADGYARIKGVGALITTSGVGELSAINAVAGAYAERAAVVHIVGTPSRVLQDSRTLMHHGFNDGNYRRFAEMHSHVTVAQANLRDASSAPRQIDEVLRQCLAHSRPVYIEIPQDLVAVPVSADRLDTPIQLPDAVPTSADETALAAILGKIHAAEHPMIIVDGETRPLGLVEQTEKLVKVTGWPTWTTAFSKSLVDESLPNYHGIYTGKFADPAVKTFVEKADLILCFGPHFSSTNTYAFSSIPKPDVTILFSDNIKVADQMYRDVTIRAVISSLLGQLEKSKIHHYDPYPELPKDHSMNFSEVESEEKITQSKFWHLTSSFLRPGDIIFGETGTAGHGSRVFALPPHTRMFLPTTWLSIGYMLPAAQGAALAQRELIESSKYHEIQEARTILFIGDGSFQMTVQEISTMVRHNLDVIIVLLNNDGYTIERCIHGLDQSYNDVARWRYLQAPGFFGGNPETYTGSAKTWGELEKVLKDDELKNGKGLRMVEVFMDVDDAPAGALLELLKKEKERIADGQA, from the coding sequence ATGACTCAAGTTCGCAAACCTTCAAGCGTCAAGCTCGCGGAGTATCTTTTCACTCGCTTACACGATCTCGGCATAGGTGCCATCCACGGTGTTCCAGGAGACTTCAACCTCACATTGCTCGACTATGTCGAACCCGCAGGGTTACTATGGGTCGGCAACGCCAACGAACTGAATGCAGGATACGCCGCCGATGGATATGCTCGTATCAAGGGCGTCGGAGCCCTCATCACGACATCCGGCGTTGGCGAGCTCTCAGCCATCAACGCTGTCGCTGGGGCGTATGCTGAACGCGCAGCCGTGGTCCACATCGTTGGCACGCCTTCTAGGGTCCTACAGGATAGCAGGACCTTGATGCATCACGGCTTCAATGATGGAAACTACAGACGGTTCGCGGAGATGCACTCTCACGTCACCGTTGCGCAGGCGAATCTCAGAGATGCATCTTCGGCACCGCGTCAAATTGACGAGGTACTGAGGCAGTGCCTGGCCCATAGCCGTCCGGTCTACATTGAAATTCCTCAGGATCTGGTTGCCGTACCGGTTTCGGCCGATAGGCTAGATACACCGATTCAGCTTCCCGATGCTGTGCCAACATCGGCCGACGAGACTGCTCTCGCAGCAATCCTGGGCAAGATACACGCTGCGGAACATCCCATGATTATCGTCGATGGAGAGACGAGGCCGTTGGGTCTCGTCGAGCAGACCGAGAAGCTGGTGAAAGTGACGGGCTGGCCGACCTGGACTACTGCTTTCAGCAAGTCACTGGTCGACGAGAGTCTGCCAAATTACCACGGTATCTACACAGGTAAATTTGCCGATCCTGCCGTCAAGACGTTCGTCGAAAAGGCGGACTTGATCCTGTGCTTCGGTCCTCATTTCAGCTCGACAAACACTTATGCTTTCTCAAGCATACCCAAGCCGGATGTAACAATCCTCTTCAGCGACAACATCAAAGTGGCGGACCAAATGTACCGCGATGTCACCATTAGAGCGGTAATCAGCTCCCTTCTTGGACAACTCGAAAAGTCCAAGATTCATCATTATGATCCTTACCCAGAACTTCCTAAAGACCACAGCATGAATTTCTCAGAGGTGGAGAGTGAAGAGAAGATAACTCAGTCCAAGTTTTGGCATCTCACATCCAGTTTCCTACGTCCAGGGGACATCATATTCGGAGAGACGGGAACGGCCGGCCATGGCTCTCGAGTCTTTGCCCTACCGCCCCATACTAGAATGTTCCTGCCGACAACTTGGCTTTCCATCGGATACATGCTTCCTGCTGCGCAAGGCGCGGCCTTAGCGCAGCGAGAACTGATCGAGTCATCCAAATACCACGAAATTCAGGAGGCACGCACGATTCTCTTCATCGGCGATGGTAGCTTCCAGATGACGGTTCAAGAGATCTCTACCATGGTGCGCCACAATCTTGACGTGATCATCGTCCTTCTTAACAATGACGGGTACACCATCGAACGATGCATACACGGGTTGGATCAGTCCTACAACGACGTTGCCCGCTGGCGCTACTTGCAAGCGCCGGGTTTCTTCGGAGGCAATCCAGAGACGTATACAGGCTCTGCAAAGACCTGGGGTGAGCTGGAGAAAGTGTTGAAGGATGATGAGCTGAAGAATGGGAAGGGCTTGAGGATGGTGGAGGTTTTCATGGACGTTGATGACGCGCCGGCGGGCGCCCTGCTTGAGTTActcaagaaggagaaggagagaaTTGCAGATGGTCAAGCATAG
- a CDS encoding acetolactate synthase, translating to MSSETVDVVIDSLVAAGVKHIFGVPGAKIDSVFNALIDRPEIQLVVCRHEQNAAFIAGAIGRITGRPSVCIATSGPGTSNLVTGLVTANDEGAPVVAIVGDVKRVQAAKKTHQSLRGVQLLEPVTKKTTGAVHPDQISEIMLDAFRTATAYPQGATAISLPIDIMTVGTKTSIPALPPSAFTPPQYGTSPSASLSRAAAMIQNAKFPVLFLGSRAATPNAVEAVHGFLRKHPIPVVETFQAAGSISQELAHLFYGRIGLFRNQPGDKLLSQADLVIVAGYDQSEYDADAWHKSQNLEILHLDWIPADYGAFYNPKLELVGAIAANVKALGDILANVSRPQESEIAKSIFTEFHAWEQSPQALGQTDDGPVHPLYFIKLMQGLLPSLTTLTSDVGSMYIWLSRFYFAYSPKSFLVSNVQQTLGVALPWAIGASLAQEPPCSRKVVSISGDGGFLYSGQELVTAVKQGCNITHFIWNDGKYNMVEFQEVDKYGRSSGVDLGGVDFVKYAEAFGAKGLRVSRSSELEAVMKEALSYQGVCIVDVEIDYSHNHELMKNVIQDNIS from the coding sequence ATGTCTTCAGAAACAGTAGATGTCGTGATCGACTCTCTTGTCGCCGCCGGCGTCAAACACATCTTTGGTGTTCCGGGCGCCAAGATCGATAGCGTATTCAATGCCCTAATTGACCGCCCCGAGATCCAGCTGGTCGTCTGCCGTCATGAGCAGAATGCCGCTTTCATCGCCGGAGCGATCGGCAGGATCACAGGCCGACCCAGTGTGTGCATTGCCACCTCCGGCCCGGGAACTAGCAACCTTGTCACCGGCCTCGTGACCGCCAACGATGAGGGTGCACCCGTTGTTGCCATTGTCGGCGATGTCAAACGGGTGCAGGCTGCGAAGAAGACACATCAGAGCTTGAGGGGCGTTCAACTACTCGAGCCCGTCACCAAAAAGACCACTGGCGCCGTGCATCCCGATCAGATCTCGGAGATTATGCTCGATGCCTTCAGAACCGCCACGGCGTACCCGCAGGGTGCAACAGCTATCAGCCTACCAATCGATATCATGACAGTCGGAACCAAGACGTCTATCCCTGCGCTGCCCCCAAGCGCCTTCACGCCGCCTCAGTATGGCACGTCACCGTCAGCGTCACTGAGCAGGGCGGCAGCCATGATCCAAAATGCAAAGTTCCCAGTCCTGTTCCTAGGGTCCAGGGCAGCAACACCAAATGCCGTCGAAGCTGTCCACGGTTTCCTCCGCAAGCACCCCATCCCCGTCGTCGAAACCTTCCAGGCCGCGGGTTCCATCAGCCAGGAGCTCGCTCATCTCTTCTACGGCCGCATCGGCCTCTTCCGCAACCAACCCGGCGATAAGCTATTGTCCCAGGCTGATCTCGTCATCGTTGCGGGTTACGATCAATCCGAATATGACGCCGACGCCTGGCACAAGAGCCAAAATCTTGAGATCTTGCACCTGGATTGGATTCCCGCCGACTACGGCGCCTTCTATAACCCAAAACTCGAACTGGTGGGCGCCATCGCCGCCAATGTCAAGGCGCTGGGCGACATCCTGGCAAACGTCTCCCGCCCGCAGGAATCCGAGATAGCAAAGTCCATTTTCACAGAATTCCACGCTTGGGAACAGAGCCCCCAGGCTCTGGGCCAGACCGACGACGGTCCTGTGCACCCTCTCTACTTCATTAAGCTCATGCAGGGTCTGTTGCCCTCATTGACGACTTTGACATCGGACGTCGGCAGCATGTACATCTGGCTGTCGCGCTTCTACTTCGCATACAGCCCCAAGTCTTTCCTCGTCTCCAACGTTCAGCAAACTCTCGGCGTGGCTCTCCCATGGGCCATTGGCGCCTCTCTAGCCCAGGAGCCGCCTTGCTCCAGAAAGGTCGTAAGCATCAGTGGCGATGGCGGCTTCCTCTACAGCGGACAGGAGCTAGTAACTGCCGTGAAGCAGGGGTGCAACATCACGCACTTCATCTGGAACGATGGAAAGTATAACATGGTGGAGTTTCAGGAAGTCGACAAGTACGGCCGCAGTTCAGGCGTCGACTTGGGCGGGGTCGACTTTGTCAAGTATGCCGAGGCATTTGGTGCTAAGGGATTGCGCGTCAGTCGTTCGTCGGAACTGGAAGCCGTCATGAAGGAGGCTTTGAGTTATCAGGGAGTCTGCATCGTCGACGTTGAGATTGACTACTCCCACAACCACGAGCTTATGAAAAATGTCATCCAGGACAATATTAGTTAG
- a CDS encoding cell wall protein PhiA — MQFTNALAVAASLITAVSGAAVPQLITRQNNGTTNGTAPGLPVDAKFQLMALRSASEVHFSTFQAAKSSIFLQLPNQNATCDSTEDDDSATFYLNQDDGGLYLYAASATPQQLYADRSGMGQGKLGYTTGAQPAPRNGERTGWKVDQYGGLTLDGASFLACPNSIEDSWSVWISSGVANPAGNTDCLGIAVRAVQITDPNSCSYTS, encoded by the coding sequence ATGCAGTTCACCAACGCCCTCGCCGTTGCGGCTTCCCTCATCACCGCCGTCTCCGGCGCCGCGGTTCCCCAGCTCATCACCCGCCAGAACAACGGCACCACAAACGGCACCGCCCCCGGCCTGCCCGTAGACGCAAAGTTCCAGCTCATGGCCCTCCGCTCCGCCAGCGAGGTGCACTTCTCGACCTTCCAGGCCGCCAAGAGCTCCATCTTCCTCCAGCTCCCCAACCAGAACGCTACCTGCGACAGCACCGAGGATGACGACTCGGCCACCTTCTACCTGAACCAGGACGACGGCGGCCTCTACCTCTACGCCGCCTCCGCCACCCCGCAGCAGCTCTACGCCGACCGCTCCGGCATGGGTCAGGGTAAGCTCGGCTACACCACCGGCGCCCAGCCCGCGCCCCGCAACGGCGAGCGCACCGGCTGGAAGGTTGACCAGTATGGCGGCCTTACCCTCGACGGCGCCAGCTTCCTGGCCTGCCCCAACAGCATCGAGGACAGCTGGTCCGTCTGGATCTCTTCCGGTGTCGCCAACCCTGCCGGCAACACTGACTGCCTTGGCATTGCTGTCCGCGCCGTCCAGATCACCGACCCCAACAGCTGCAGTTACACTTCCTAA